A single genomic interval of Daucus carota subsp. sativus chromosome 1, DH1 v3.0, whole genome shotgun sequence harbors:
- the LOC108204964 gene encoding glyoxysomal processing protease, glyoxysomal isoform X2, whose product MGLPETVEFARNFAVMVRAQGPDPKGLKMRRHAFHHYNCGITTLSASGMLLPSSFFGPKLAKHIVGATDASMPDFAFVLTVASVIEPFLSNRDNLAQAKNTLITGSQIDIMVEGKTGTGDGTNMVHKNANWLSAKLLTLVDIPVASDAVQSLIESSTGALDHGWEVGWSLSSYSNDAQPLLNSLQKQVHQSSMQNKGQRVVEESSNSGMIGKSTARIAILGVSSALVKDFPKLSISGTSNRGDLLLAMGSPFGVLSPVHFFNSISVGSVANCYPAASSNSTLLMADIRCLPGTEGCPVFGENGQLIGIMTRPLRQRSSGAEIQLLIPWEVIASSCSNLSEEEPQYLLKWNQTKNVNSDLLKKMSPVNRLDLGESFDCIYEKPPQSSIKKAMASICLITVDDGAWASGILLNNKGLVLTNAHLLEPWRFRKTASGEKSGAKSEVIFMRSNSVSPENKISDSHTKNWDLLSAEVMPVDLSVSDERRGGKFNVVNTHRSIRVRLDNKEPWIWVDARVLYISQGPLDVALLQLDYAPEHLFPIAVDFTCPNPGSKACVVGHGLVGPRRDFFPSACLGVVAKVVKARRPPTHQSGDQENEYELIPAMIETTAAVHPGGSGGAVVNSDGHMIGLVTSNARHGGGVLIPHLNFSIPCAALEPIIKFSKDMQNLSLLEDLDKPNEYISSVWALVPPVTPKPGPYLPDSPEFLSGDNSKDVKGSRFAKFIAERQEMLKKTSESDKVDGPFTKFLPSKL is encoded by the exons CTGTGGAATAACAACACTGTCAGCTTCTGGAATGTTACTGCCTAGTTCTTTCTTTGGTCCTAAACTAGCTAAGCATATTGTTGGTGCTACTGATGCATCAATGCCTGATTTTGCTTTTGTATTGACTGTTGCTTCTGTCATTGAGCCATTTTTGTCGAACCGAGATAATTTAGCCCAG GCAAAGAATACGTTGATTACTGGTTCTCAGATTGATATAATGGTTGAG GGAAAGACGGGAACGGGAGATGGAACAAATATGGTGCATAAGAACGCTAATTGGCTATCTGCCAAACTTTTAACGTTG GTAGATATTCCTGTGGCATCTGATGCTGTCCAATCACTTATTGAATCGTCAACTGGTGCTTTAGACCATGGCTGGGAAGTTGGTTGGTCCTTGTCCTCGTACAGTAATGACGCTCAACCTCTGttgaattctcttcaaaaaCAG GTTCATCAATCTTCCATGCAAAACAAGGGTCAAAGGGTAGTGGAAGAATCAAGTAATTCTGGTATGATAGGAAAGTCCACTGCCAGGATTGCTATACTAGGAGTATCCTCGGCACTTGTAAAG GATTTTCCCAAGTTAAGCATTTCAGGCACAAGTAATAGAGGAGATCTTCTCCTGGCAATGGGCTCACCTTTTGGTGTCTTATCTCCTGTGCACTTCTTCAACAG TATATCCGTGGGATCAGTTGCAAATTGTTATCCAGCTGCTTCTTCCAATAGCACACTATTGATGGCGGATATTCGGTGTCTTCCAG GAACGGAAGGTTGTCCAGTTTTTGGTGAAAATGGCCAACTTATTGGCATCATGACAAGACCACTACGACAAAGGAGTAGTGGTGCTGAAATCCAG CTGTTGATTCCATGGGAAGTCATTGCATCTTCTTGCAGCAACTTATCAGAAGAGGAACCACAATACttgttgaaatggaatcaaACTAAAAATGTGAACTCGGATTTGCTGAAAAAGATGTCTCCTGTAAACCGTCTCGACCTGGGTGAGTCGTTCGATTGTATTTACGAGAAACCTCCACAATCATCCATCAAGAAAGCAATGGCTTCAATCTGTCTTATAACAGTTGATGATGGAGCATGGGCATCTGGTATTTTGCTGAACAATAAAGGGCTGGTTCTAACAAATGCTCACCTTTTGGAACCATGGAGGTTCAGAAAAACAGCTTCAGGTGAAAAATCTGGAGCAAAATCAGAGGTAATCTTTATGCGGTCGAATTCTGTATCACCAGAAAATAAGATATCTGATAGCCACACAAAGAATTGGGATTTGCTATCAGCAGAAGTTATGCCTGTAGATTTATCTGTATCTGATGAGCGCAGGGGAGGTAAATTTAATGTGGTCAATACGCATAGGAGTATACGAGTTCGCTTGGACAACAAAGAGCCTTGGATTTGGGTTGATGCCAGGGTTCTGTACATATCTCAAGGACCTCTGGATGTTGCACTTCTTCAGCTTGATTATGCTCCTGAACATCTTTTTCCTATTGCTGTGGACTTCACTTGCCCCAATCCCGGATCGAAAGCCTGTGTTGTTGGACATGGTTTAGTTGGACCTCGACGTG ACTTCTTTCCATCTGCCTGCCTCGGTGTGGTAGCAAAAGTAGTCAAAGCAAGGAGGCCTCCAACCCATCAATCAGGTGACCAAGAGAATGAATATGAGCTCATTCCAGCAATGATTGAAACAACAGCTGCTGTGCATCCTGGGGGGAGTGGTGGTGCTGTGGTAAATTCAGATGGTCATATGATTGGCCTTGTCACAAG CAATGCAAGGCATGGTGGAGGGGTGCTTATACCACATCTGAATTTCAGCATTCCATGCGCAGCTCTGGAACCTATTATCAAGTTCTCAAAAG ACATGCAGAATTTATCACTTCTGGAAGATCTTGACAAACCAAATGAATATATATCTTCTGTCTGGGCCTTGGTGCCTCCGGTAACTCCCAAGCCAGGCCCCTATTTGCCTGATTCACCAGAATTTTTATCAGGTGATAACTCCAAAGATGTGAAGGGTTCTCGATTTGCAAAATTCATAGCTGAAAGACAGGAAATGCTAAAGAAGACTTCTGAATCAGATAAAGTAGATGGCCCTTTTACCAAATTTCTTCCTAGCAAGTTGTGA
- the LOC108204964 gene encoding glyoxysomal processing protease, glyoxysomal isoform X1, producing the protein MGLPETVEFARNFAVMVRAQGPDPKGLKMRRHAFHHYNCGITTLSASGMLLPSSFFGPKLAKHIVGATDASMPDFAFVLTVASVIEPFLSNRDNLAQQAKNTLITGSQIDIMVEGKTGTGDGTNMVHKNANWLSAKLLTLVDIPVASDAVQSLIESSTGALDHGWEVGWSLSSYSNDAQPLLNSLQKQVHQSSMQNKGQRVVEESSNSGMIGKSTARIAILGVSSALVKDFPKLSISGTSNRGDLLLAMGSPFGVLSPVHFFNSISVGSVANCYPAASSNSTLLMADIRCLPGTEGCPVFGENGQLIGIMTRPLRQRSSGAEIQLLIPWEVIASSCSNLSEEEPQYLLKWNQTKNVNSDLLKKMSPVNRLDLGESFDCIYEKPPQSSIKKAMASICLITVDDGAWASGILLNNKGLVLTNAHLLEPWRFRKTASGEKSGAKSEVIFMRSNSVSPENKISDSHTKNWDLLSAEVMPVDLSVSDERRGGKFNVVNTHRSIRVRLDNKEPWIWVDARVLYISQGPLDVALLQLDYAPEHLFPIAVDFTCPNPGSKACVVGHGLVGPRRDFFPSACLGVVAKVVKARRPPTHQSGDQENEYELIPAMIETTAAVHPGGSGGAVVNSDGHMIGLVTSNARHGGGVLIPHLNFSIPCAALEPIIKFSKDMQNLSLLEDLDKPNEYISSVWALVPPVTPKPGPYLPDSPEFLSGDNSKDVKGSRFAKFIAERQEMLKKTSESDKVDGPFTKFLPSKL; encoded by the exons CTGTGGAATAACAACACTGTCAGCTTCTGGAATGTTACTGCCTAGTTCTTTCTTTGGTCCTAAACTAGCTAAGCATATTGTTGGTGCTACTGATGCATCAATGCCTGATTTTGCTTTTGTATTGACTGTTGCTTCTGTCATTGAGCCATTTTTGTCGAACCGAGATAATTTAGCCCAG CAGGCAAAGAATACGTTGATTACTGGTTCTCAGATTGATATAATGGTTGAG GGAAAGACGGGAACGGGAGATGGAACAAATATGGTGCATAAGAACGCTAATTGGCTATCTGCCAAACTTTTAACGTTG GTAGATATTCCTGTGGCATCTGATGCTGTCCAATCACTTATTGAATCGTCAACTGGTGCTTTAGACCATGGCTGGGAAGTTGGTTGGTCCTTGTCCTCGTACAGTAATGACGCTCAACCTCTGttgaattctcttcaaaaaCAG GTTCATCAATCTTCCATGCAAAACAAGGGTCAAAGGGTAGTGGAAGAATCAAGTAATTCTGGTATGATAGGAAAGTCCACTGCCAGGATTGCTATACTAGGAGTATCCTCGGCACTTGTAAAG GATTTTCCCAAGTTAAGCATTTCAGGCACAAGTAATAGAGGAGATCTTCTCCTGGCAATGGGCTCACCTTTTGGTGTCTTATCTCCTGTGCACTTCTTCAACAG TATATCCGTGGGATCAGTTGCAAATTGTTATCCAGCTGCTTCTTCCAATAGCACACTATTGATGGCGGATATTCGGTGTCTTCCAG GAACGGAAGGTTGTCCAGTTTTTGGTGAAAATGGCCAACTTATTGGCATCATGACAAGACCACTACGACAAAGGAGTAGTGGTGCTGAAATCCAG CTGTTGATTCCATGGGAAGTCATTGCATCTTCTTGCAGCAACTTATCAGAAGAGGAACCACAATACttgttgaaatggaatcaaACTAAAAATGTGAACTCGGATTTGCTGAAAAAGATGTCTCCTGTAAACCGTCTCGACCTGGGTGAGTCGTTCGATTGTATTTACGAGAAACCTCCACAATCATCCATCAAGAAAGCAATGGCTTCAATCTGTCTTATAACAGTTGATGATGGAGCATGGGCATCTGGTATTTTGCTGAACAATAAAGGGCTGGTTCTAACAAATGCTCACCTTTTGGAACCATGGAGGTTCAGAAAAACAGCTTCAGGTGAAAAATCTGGAGCAAAATCAGAGGTAATCTTTATGCGGTCGAATTCTGTATCACCAGAAAATAAGATATCTGATAGCCACACAAAGAATTGGGATTTGCTATCAGCAGAAGTTATGCCTGTAGATTTATCTGTATCTGATGAGCGCAGGGGAGGTAAATTTAATGTGGTCAATACGCATAGGAGTATACGAGTTCGCTTGGACAACAAAGAGCCTTGGATTTGGGTTGATGCCAGGGTTCTGTACATATCTCAAGGACCTCTGGATGTTGCACTTCTTCAGCTTGATTATGCTCCTGAACATCTTTTTCCTATTGCTGTGGACTTCACTTGCCCCAATCCCGGATCGAAAGCCTGTGTTGTTGGACATGGTTTAGTTGGACCTCGACGTG ACTTCTTTCCATCTGCCTGCCTCGGTGTGGTAGCAAAAGTAGTCAAAGCAAGGAGGCCTCCAACCCATCAATCAGGTGACCAAGAGAATGAATATGAGCTCATTCCAGCAATGATTGAAACAACAGCTGCTGTGCATCCTGGGGGGAGTGGTGGTGCTGTGGTAAATTCAGATGGTCATATGATTGGCCTTGTCACAAG CAATGCAAGGCATGGTGGAGGGGTGCTTATACCACATCTGAATTTCAGCATTCCATGCGCAGCTCTGGAACCTATTATCAAGTTCTCAAAAG ACATGCAGAATTTATCACTTCTGGAAGATCTTGACAAACCAAATGAATATATATCTTCTGTCTGGGCCTTGGTGCCTCCGGTAACTCCCAAGCCAGGCCCCTATTTGCCTGATTCACCAGAATTTTTATCAGGTGATAACTCCAAAGATGTGAAGGGTTCTCGATTTGCAAAATTCATAGCTGAAAGACAGGAAATGCTAAAGAAGACTTCTGAATCAGATAAAGTAGATGGCCCTTTTACCAAATTTCTTCCTAGCAAGTTGTGA
- the LOC108205368 gene encoding dof zinc finger protein DOF1.4 isoform X1 has protein sequence MALIISTNTNEWPQIDDQNLMASTNMGGDKPTQEQIQQQQNLALKCPRCDSANTKFCYYNNYSLSQPRHFCKACKRYWTRGGTLRNVPVGGGCRKNKRVKRPAAAASSTPVAVDLSNNSAKSAPISAINSSNPLFYHGLQHNNLNPNSSELNLSFNSRVDHGGNNSLFEYDLQPQISSLGFSSSGQIMGGDLVPKSMLSSYHHLPNFGSFSSSVSASPSMASLLSNIQQQKVLSSGVLGDTRSGGSHFLGFSQYEDHMQMQGSHDNGGMSLKEFNTEESQNRSNDNQIPQMVSSDPNSIMWNASGVGSWLDPAKSIGYNSVPSLI, from the exons ATGGCACTCATCATCTCTACAAACACTAATGAATGGCCACAG ATTGATGATCAGAACTTGATGGCATCAACAAATATGGGTGGAGACAAACCAACACAAGAACAAATCCAACAGCAACAAAACCTAGCACTAAAATGTCCTCGCTGTGATTCGGCAAACACTAAGTTCTGCTACTATAATAACTACAGCTTGTCTCAGCCGAGGCACTTCTGTAAGGCTTGCAAACGTTACTGGACTCGCGGAGGAACCCTAAGGAATGTTCCGGTTGGGGGAGGTTGTAGGAAGAACAAGAGGGTTAAAAGGCCTGCGGCGGCTGCCAGTTCTACCCCGGTGGCTGTGGACTTGTCTAATAATTCAGCTAAATCAGCTCCAATATCTGCTATAAATTCTTCCAATCCCTTGTTTTACCATGGCTTGCAGCACAATAATCTGAACCCTAATTCTTCAGAGCTCAATCTTTCTTTTAATTCTAGGGTTGATCATGGAGGTAATAATTCGTTGTTCGAATATGATCTTCAACCTCAGATTAGTTCCTTAGGGTTTTCATCTTCTGGACAAATAATGGGGGGTGATCTTGTTCCGAAATCAATGCTGTCAAGCTACCATCACCTTCCGAATTTTGGGTCTTTCAGCTCAAGTGTTTCGGCTTCTCCCTCAATGGCTTCCCTTCTTTCGAACATTCAACAGCAAAAGGTGTTGTCCAGTGGTGTTCTTGGAGATACTAGATCTGGAGGTAGCCATTTCCTTGGATTTTCTCAGTATGAAGATCATATGCAAATGCAAGGAAgtcatgataatggtggtatGTCCTTAAAAGAGTTCAATACTGAAGAATCTCAAAATAGGTCAAATGACAATCAGATCCCACAAATGGTATCATCAGATCCTAATTCTATTATGTGGAATGCAAGTGGTGTTGGTTCCTGGCTTGATCCCGCGAAAAGTATTGGTTATAATTCAGTCCCTTCTTTGATCTAG
- the LOC108205368 gene encoding dof zinc finger protein DOF1.4 isoform X2 has translation MASTNMGGDKPTQEQIQQQQNLALKCPRCDSANTKFCYYNNYSLSQPRHFCKACKRYWTRGGTLRNVPVGGGCRKNKRVKRPAAAASSTPVAVDLSNNSAKSAPISAINSSNPLFYHGLQHNNLNPNSSELNLSFNSRVDHGGNNSLFEYDLQPQISSLGFSSSGQIMGGDLVPKSMLSSYHHLPNFGSFSSSVSASPSMASLLSNIQQQKVLSSGVLGDTRSGGSHFLGFSQYEDHMQMQGSHDNGGMSLKEFNTEESQNRSNDNQIPQMVSSDPNSIMWNASGVGSWLDPAKSIGYNSVPSLI, from the coding sequence ATGGCATCAACAAATATGGGTGGAGACAAACCAACACAAGAACAAATCCAACAGCAACAAAACCTAGCACTAAAATGTCCTCGCTGTGATTCGGCAAACACTAAGTTCTGCTACTATAATAACTACAGCTTGTCTCAGCCGAGGCACTTCTGTAAGGCTTGCAAACGTTACTGGACTCGCGGAGGAACCCTAAGGAATGTTCCGGTTGGGGGAGGTTGTAGGAAGAACAAGAGGGTTAAAAGGCCTGCGGCGGCTGCCAGTTCTACCCCGGTGGCTGTGGACTTGTCTAATAATTCAGCTAAATCAGCTCCAATATCTGCTATAAATTCTTCCAATCCCTTGTTTTACCATGGCTTGCAGCACAATAATCTGAACCCTAATTCTTCAGAGCTCAATCTTTCTTTTAATTCTAGGGTTGATCATGGAGGTAATAATTCGTTGTTCGAATATGATCTTCAACCTCAGATTAGTTCCTTAGGGTTTTCATCTTCTGGACAAATAATGGGGGGTGATCTTGTTCCGAAATCAATGCTGTCAAGCTACCATCACCTTCCGAATTTTGGGTCTTTCAGCTCAAGTGTTTCGGCTTCTCCCTCAATGGCTTCCCTTCTTTCGAACATTCAACAGCAAAAGGTGTTGTCCAGTGGTGTTCTTGGAGATACTAGATCTGGAGGTAGCCATTTCCTTGGATTTTCTCAGTATGAAGATCATATGCAAATGCAAGGAAgtcatgataatggtggtatGTCCTTAAAAGAGTTCAATACTGAAGAATCTCAAAATAGGTCAAATGACAATCAGATCCCACAAATGGTATCATCAGATCCTAATTCTATTATGTGGAATGCAAGTGGTGTTGGTTCCTGGCTTGATCCCGCGAAAAGTATTGGTTATAATTCAGTCCCTTCTTTGATCTAG
- the LOC108207509 gene encoding late embryogenesis abundant protein At3g53040, with protein sequence MAGVVSSVTKIDFVNIIKAYPQPSFSPKVSTVSFISKSKYSKGRIGSTSEDPSKLGKEFEEFAQKTGEELKGSFEDTRQKVKNLNEKLQAEAHEAVEAGKKNADYLVDKAKEDADKAADLAYELKVKTLDAAVVAADKLKETGGVVAEKWKETGDTVADRVAKAASEAKDVAEVSNQKLGEALDAAKDTAEKIKDSVVEKAES encoded by the exons ATGGCAGGAGTAGTATCAAGTGTAACTAAAATAGATTTTGTGAACATCATAAAGGCTTATCCTCAGCCCTCTTTCAGTCCTAAAGTATCCACAGTTAGCTTCATTTCCAAATCCAAATACTCCAAG GGTCGAATAGGATCCACCAGCGAAGATCCCAGTAAGTTGGGCAAAGAATTCGAAGAGTTCGCACAAAAAACAGGAGAAGAGTTAAAGGGAAGCTTCGAGGACACGAGACAAAAGGTCAAGAACTTGAATGAAAAACTCCAAGCCGAAGCTCACGAGGCAGTAGAGGCAGGCAAGAAGAACGCAGATTACTTGGTTGACAAGGCCAAAGAAGACGCAGATAAAGCGGCTGACTTAGCTTATGAATTGAAAGTGAAGACTTTGGACGCTGCAGTTGTGGCGGCTGATAAGTTGAAAGAGACCGGAGGCGTGGTAGCGGAGAAGTGGAAGGAGACTGGAGACACGGTGGCTGATAGAGTGGCCAAGGCAGCGAGTGAGGCCAAGGATGTGGCGGAGGTGTCCAATCAGAAGCTCGGAGAAGCGTTGGACGCGGCCAAGGATACTGCGGAGAAGATTAAGGACAGTGTTGTGGAGAAAGCTGAGAGTTAA
- the LOC108197572 gene encoding late embryogenesis abundant protein At3g53040, with the protein MAGVASSIVKMEFLNLSKAYPHLTFQPKVSSVSFPSVSKYPKGRIGAGAGDVGQQFDELAQKTGENIKIGVEEAQNKVKNMNEKIEAEADGMVKAAKENASNIADKAKEGADQVGSSAQSSQEKAGEQASSLKDKTVDAAEKAVEAAKDNTEKIKEAVIEKLES; encoded by the exons ATGGCAGGAGTAGCTTCAAGTATTGTGAAAATGGAATTTCTCAACCTCTCAAAGGCTTATCCACACCTAACTTTTCAGCCTAAAGTATCCAGTGTCAGCTTCCCTTCCGTATCCAAATACCCCAAG GGTCGAATTGGAGCGGGTGCTGGTGACGTTGGACAACAGTTTGATGAACTTGCACAAAAAACCGGGGAGAACATAAAGATAGGCGTGGAAGAAGCACAAAACAAGGTTAAAAATATGAATGAAAAAATTGAGGCTGAAGCTGATGGGATGGTAAAGGCTGCCAAGGAGAATGCAAGTAACATTGCGGACAAGGCGAAAGAAGGTGCAGATCAAGTAGGCAGCTCGGCTCAGAGCAGCCAAGAGAAGGCCGGAGAGCAAGCTTCTAGCTTGAAAGATAAGACTGTTGATGCAGCCGAGAAGGCTGTGGAGGCGGCCAAGGATAATACAGAGAAGATCAAGGAGGCTGTGATTGAGAAACTTGAGAGTTAA